From Papilio machaon chromosome 2, ilPapMach1.1, whole genome shotgun sequence, the proteins below share one genomic window:
- the LOC106710485 gene encoding uncharacterized protein LOC106710485 isoform X1, with the protein MLEYLIVLLIGFWLGVAIFLYVSCYWIEEILDLPQSQHGSNASYVGSGASGAHAQLKRLVARVVEEAAALPALARYAAAPSPTPTPTPTIHSSTYEDLLATAILNKVIERYQTESGSGGSGGRSSGIHSASASPSPSERSERSDPRSLHSRNTRDISPPLREEDVSDWEEGDATDEAEALPRRVPFPEFGGDIVHNDNEDHDLDEISSSDIQAVDGSWEENWLFQKKKIKTIQSVPVPMLVPNSNADYRALIGDRDAEDTTDLSDNASDAEEQAADYKSDVKKVLDSKHIIGGKAKVPEIHTDDFEADSLDNMIFIGSDDNEKYNETRETISSVGGNKTDLDNEENTNHVNNNEEKDSILLLDVESGPPPKAEFNLKEEIHRSIFNDTKTGLLIDLDTSQAMEADSLENIDHDPNSKTFADSSATNTLSRHERVGEYEETVAVPVQRYADSLRRQHAQDDTERCTTTDDNEDLIPGSIAYRERQKWLNYVEMPNNPYSPEAIQKRLTAKSTSSLFDSFTCKDKEFKAEVTEVNTVNPVIEKEVDVEERKHNGTINEEITNKIDSLTLNENEINSPNGKVRSPTHKSLKRVLSEEIPQYKRYGRDYYIKDAKMSSGARKTNSLCNSDTSSISSMHKSTSLDNFDTELASPVSASSSLSDLEASALHHNIVRAFLSPRNASPNFAINPIFENPDRPSDNDDENHSTDRHYVTRNGLLIQQFTTIATNQHYTKFAGKDEMQISVTTMPNNNDQILIEYEDANEHTLFVAKPAMADDTDSKFDEILQSAYNPDTAPLTIEIINQDDISEKSPENLRIENSFISTSSLEDSIKIYNVQTGEIVKCKPDDKVSPRYEETVDNNDNIEILDKNLSEVMNDSLSTNFDTCEETNTTLTNTEREESVNKISDIEDILPQLPNVKELAKKFVSMENLNESTKPPKQPTRRRKSKDNMLNFDDKTDKPPNKLIYMHSLTARSISKEFRDELKLSLATPLTVPGGSKAIPEGTEEVTKESSRPGSPVPEPGTIKTKLAFFESLKSKLSN; encoded by the exons ATTTACCGCAGTCCCAGCATGGTTCAAATGCCAGCTACGTGGGCAGCGGAGCGAGTGGTGCGCACGCGCAGCTCAAACGGCTCGTGGCTAGAGTCGTGGAAGAGGCTGCAGCGCTGCCGGCGCTGGCGCGGTACGCCGCCGCGCCTTCGCCAACGCCTACGCCCACACCCACCATACACTCTTCTACATATGAGGATCTTCTAGCTACTGCTATATTGAATAAG GTGATCGAGCGTTACCAGACAGAGAGCGGATCCGGTGGGTCCGGGGGTCGCAGCAGCGGCATCCACTCCGCTAGCGCCAGCCCCTCGCCCTCAGAGCGCTCAGAGCGCTCCGACCCCCGCTCGCTGCACTCCAGGAACACCAGAGACATCAGTCCACCG CTGCGCGAGGAGGATGTATCAGACTGGGAGGAAGGCGACGCCACTGACGAGGCGGAGGCGCTTCCGCGACGCGTGCCCTTCCCGGAGTTCGGAGGAGACATCGTGCATAATG ATAACGAAGATCATGACTTGGACGAAATATCGAGCAGTGACATACAGGCCGTCGATGGATCTTGGGAGGAGAACTGGCTATttcagaagaaaaaaattaaaacaatacaatcCGTACCTGTACCGATGCTGGTCCCTAACTCTAATGCGGACTACCGAGCGCTCATAGGCGATAGAGATGCCGAGGACACAACCGATCTTTCAGATAATGCGAGTGACGCAGAAGAACAAGCAGCAGACTACAAGAGCGatgtcaaaaaagttttaGACTCGAAACATATTATAGGAGGAAAAGCGAAAGTACCTGAAATTCATACGGATGATTTTGAAGCAGATAGTCTTgataatatgatttttattggATCGGACGACAACGAGAAGTATAACGAGACACGTGAAACCATTTCAAGCGTGGGAGGAAATAAAACCGACCTTGACAATGAAGAAAATACCAATCATGTAAACAATAATGAGGAGAAAGATTCCATTTTATTACTTGACGTGGAAAGCGGACCGCCGCCGAAagcagaatttaatttaaaagaagaaatCCATAGATCTATTTTTAACGACACTAAAACTGGACTATTAATAGATTTGGATACATCACAAGCTATGGAAGCAGATAGTTTGGAAAACATTGATCATGATCCCAATTCAAAAACGTTCGCAG ATAGCTCAGCAACAAACACGTTAAGTCGTCACGAGCGAGTTGGTGAATATGAAGAGACGGTAGCAGTGCCCGTGCAGAGATACGCTGATAGTCTGCGCAGGCAACATGCTCAGGATGATACGGAAAG ATGCACTACCACAGATGATAATGAAGATTTGATACCAG GTTCCATTGCATACAGAGAGCGCCAGAAATGGCTAAACTATGTCGAGATGCCTAATAATCCATATTCTCCAGAAGCCATACAAAAAAGATTAACAGCGAAAAGTACTTCGTCGTTATTCGATTCGTTTACTTGTAaagataaagaatttaaagcaGAAGTTACCGAAGTCAATACAGTTAATCCAGTGATTGAGAAGGAAGTCGATGTTgaagaaagaaaacataatgGTACAATCAACGAggaaataactaataaaatcgattcgctaactttaaatgaaaatgaaattaattctcCTAATGGGAAAGTCAGAAGTCCAACACATAAAAGCTTGAAACGTGTACTTTCAGAAGAAATTCCTCAATACAAACG ATATGGCAGAgattattacataaaagatGCCAAAATGTCGTCTGGAGCGCGCAAGACAAACAGCTTGTGTAACAGCGACACAAGCTCGATATCGTCAATGCATAAATCGACCAGTTTAGACAATTTCGATACAGAGCTCGCTTCGCCTGTAAGTGCCAGCAGTTCGTTGAGCGACCTCGAGGCGTCCGCCCTTCATCACAACATCGTCCGAGCATTTCTCAGCCCCAGAAACGCCAGTCCCAACTTTGCTATAAATCCCATATTCGAAAACCCTGACAGACCAAGTGATAATGATGACGAGAATCACTCGACAGACCGACATTATGTCACCCGGAAC GGACTATTGATACAACAGTTCACAACAATCGCCACAAATCAACATTATACGAAATTCGCTGGTAAAGATGAAATGCAAATATCAGTTACGACGATGCCCAACAACAATgatcaaatattaatagaatacGAGGACGCGAATGAGCACACACTGTTTGTCGCAAAACCTGCAATGGCTGATGACACTGATAGTAAATTTGATGAAATCCTGCAATCCGCATACAATCCAGATACGGCTCCGTTAACCATAGAAATAATCAATCAAGATGATATATCAGAAAAGTCACCGGAAAATCTCAGAATTGAAAACTCATTTATTAGCACTAGTAGTTTAGAagattctattaaaatatacaacgTGCAGACCGGGGAGATTGTAAAATGTAAGCCCGATGATAAGGTATCGCCGAGATACGAAGAAACGGTTGACAACAATGACAACATTGAGATACTAGATAAGAATCTCTCTGAAGTAATGAACGACAGCCTCAGTACTAATTTTGATACGTGCGAGGAAACAAACACAACTCTTACAAACACAGAAAGAGAAGAAAGCGTGAACAAGATCAGTGATATAGAGGACATCCTTCCGCAACTTCCTAACGTAAAAGAATTAGCTAAAAAGTTTGTCAGCATGGAGAATTTGAACGAATCAACCAAG CCTCCAAAACAGCCCACAAGACGCAGAAAAAGCAAAGACAACATGCTTAACTTCGACGACAAAACAGACAAACCACCAAACAAACTAATATACATGCACAGTCTTACAGCTAGAAGTATTTCTAAAGAATTCCGCGACGAACTGAAACTGTCATTGGCCACACCACTAACAGTTCCCGGAGGGTCCAAAGCCATTCCCGAAGGAACAGAAGAGGTAACAAAGGAATCGAGTAGACCGGGCAGTCCAGTCCCCGAACCAGGCaccataaaaactaaattagcgTTTTTCGAAAGTTTAAAATCGAAATTGAGCAATTAA
- the LOC106710485 gene encoding uncharacterized protein LOC106710485 isoform X4 produces MVIERYQTESGSGGSGGRSSGIHSASASPSPSERSERSDPRSLHSRNTRDISPPLREEDVSDWEEGDATDEAEALPRRVPFPEFGGDIVHNDNEDHDLDEISSSDIQAVDGSWEENWLFQKKKIKTIQSVPVPMLVPNSNADYRALIGDRDAEDTTDLSDNASDAEEQAADYKSDVKKVLDSKHIIGGKAKVPEIHTDDFEADSLDNMIFIGSDDNEKYNETRETISSVGGNKTDLDNEENTNHVNNNEEKDSILLLDVESGPPPKAEFNLKEEIHRSIFNDTKTGLLIDLDTSQAMEADSLENIDHDPNSKTFADSSATNTLSRHERVGEYEETVAVPVQRYADSLRRQHAQDDTERCTTTDDNEDLIPGSIAYRERQKWLNYVEMPNNPYSPEAIQKRLTAKSTSSLFDSFTCKDKEFKAEVTEVNTVNPVIEKEVDVEERKHNGTINEEITNKIDSLTLNENEINSPNGKVRSPTHKSLKRVLSEEIPQYKRYGRDYYIKDAKMSSGARKTNSLCNSDTSSISSMHKSTSLDNFDTELASPVSASSSLSDLEASALHHNIVRAFLSPRNASPNFAINPIFENPDRPSDNDDENHSTDRHYVTRNGLLIQQFTTIATNQHYTKFAGKDEMQISVTTMPNNNDQILIEYEDANEHTLFVAKPAMADDTDSKFDEILQSAYNPDTAPLTIEIINQDDISEKSPENLRIENSFISTSSLEDSIKIYNVQTGEIVKCKPDDKVSPRYEETVDNNDNIEILDKNLSEVMNDSLSTNFDTCEETNTTLTNTEREESVNKISDIEDILPQLPNVKELAKKFVSMENLNESTKPPKQPTRRRKSKDNMLNFDDKTDKPPNKLIYMHSLTARSISKEFRDELKLSLATPLTVPGGSKAIPEGTEEVTKESSRPGSPVPEPGTIKTKLAFFESLKSKLSN; encoded by the exons ATG GTGATCGAGCGTTACCAGACAGAGAGCGGATCCGGTGGGTCCGGGGGTCGCAGCAGCGGCATCCACTCCGCTAGCGCCAGCCCCTCGCCCTCAGAGCGCTCAGAGCGCTCCGACCCCCGCTCGCTGCACTCCAGGAACACCAGAGACATCAGTCCACCG CTGCGCGAGGAGGATGTATCAGACTGGGAGGAAGGCGACGCCACTGACGAGGCGGAGGCGCTTCCGCGACGCGTGCCCTTCCCGGAGTTCGGAGGAGACATCGTGCATAATG ATAACGAAGATCATGACTTGGACGAAATATCGAGCAGTGACATACAGGCCGTCGATGGATCTTGGGAGGAGAACTGGCTATttcagaagaaaaaaattaaaacaatacaatcCGTACCTGTACCGATGCTGGTCCCTAACTCTAATGCGGACTACCGAGCGCTCATAGGCGATAGAGATGCCGAGGACACAACCGATCTTTCAGATAATGCGAGTGACGCAGAAGAACAAGCAGCAGACTACAAGAGCGatgtcaaaaaagttttaGACTCGAAACATATTATAGGAGGAAAAGCGAAAGTACCTGAAATTCATACGGATGATTTTGAAGCAGATAGTCTTgataatatgatttttattggATCGGACGACAACGAGAAGTATAACGAGACACGTGAAACCATTTCAAGCGTGGGAGGAAATAAAACCGACCTTGACAATGAAGAAAATACCAATCATGTAAACAATAATGAGGAGAAAGATTCCATTTTATTACTTGACGTGGAAAGCGGACCGCCGCCGAAagcagaatttaatttaaaagaagaaatCCATAGATCTATTTTTAACGACACTAAAACTGGACTATTAATAGATTTGGATACATCACAAGCTATGGAAGCAGATAGTTTGGAAAACATTGATCATGATCCCAATTCAAAAACGTTCGCAG ATAGCTCAGCAACAAACACGTTAAGTCGTCACGAGCGAGTTGGTGAATATGAAGAGACGGTAGCAGTGCCCGTGCAGAGATACGCTGATAGTCTGCGCAGGCAACATGCTCAGGATGATACGGAAAG ATGCACTACCACAGATGATAATGAAGATTTGATACCAG GTTCCATTGCATACAGAGAGCGCCAGAAATGGCTAAACTATGTCGAGATGCCTAATAATCCATATTCTCCAGAAGCCATACAAAAAAGATTAACAGCGAAAAGTACTTCGTCGTTATTCGATTCGTTTACTTGTAaagataaagaatttaaagcaGAAGTTACCGAAGTCAATACAGTTAATCCAGTGATTGAGAAGGAAGTCGATGTTgaagaaagaaaacataatgGTACAATCAACGAggaaataactaataaaatcgattcgctaactttaaatgaaaatgaaattaattctcCTAATGGGAAAGTCAGAAGTCCAACACATAAAAGCTTGAAACGTGTACTTTCAGAAGAAATTCCTCAATACAAACG ATATGGCAGAgattattacataaaagatGCCAAAATGTCGTCTGGAGCGCGCAAGACAAACAGCTTGTGTAACAGCGACACAAGCTCGATATCGTCAATGCATAAATCGACCAGTTTAGACAATTTCGATACAGAGCTCGCTTCGCCTGTAAGTGCCAGCAGTTCGTTGAGCGACCTCGAGGCGTCCGCCCTTCATCACAACATCGTCCGAGCATTTCTCAGCCCCAGAAACGCCAGTCCCAACTTTGCTATAAATCCCATATTCGAAAACCCTGACAGACCAAGTGATAATGATGACGAGAATCACTCGACAGACCGACATTATGTCACCCGGAAC GGACTATTGATACAACAGTTCACAACAATCGCCACAAATCAACATTATACGAAATTCGCTGGTAAAGATGAAATGCAAATATCAGTTACGACGATGCCCAACAACAATgatcaaatattaatagaatacGAGGACGCGAATGAGCACACACTGTTTGTCGCAAAACCTGCAATGGCTGATGACACTGATAGTAAATTTGATGAAATCCTGCAATCCGCATACAATCCAGATACGGCTCCGTTAACCATAGAAATAATCAATCAAGATGATATATCAGAAAAGTCACCGGAAAATCTCAGAATTGAAAACTCATTTATTAGCACTAGTAGTTTAGAagattctattaaaatatacaacgTGCAGACCGGGGAGATTGTAAAATGTAAGCCCGATGATAAGGTATCGCCGAGATACGAAGAAACGGTTGACAACAATGACAACATTGAGATACTAGATAAGAATCTCTCTGAAGTAATGAACGACAGCCTCAGTACTAATTTTGATACGTGCGAGGAAACAAACACAACTCTTACAAACACAGAAAGAGAAGAAAGCGTGAACAAGATCAGTGATATAGAGGACATCCTTCCGCAACTTCCTAACGTAAAAGAATTAGCTAAAAAGTTTGTCAGCATGGAGAATTTGAACGAATCAACCAAG CCTCCAAAACAGCCCACAAGACGCAGAAAAAGCAAAGACAACATGCTTAACTTCGACGACAAAACAGACAAACCACCAAACAAACTAATATACATGCACAGTCTTACAGCTAGAAGTATTTCTAAAGAATTCCGCGACGAACTGAAACTGTCATTGGCCACACCACTAACAGTTCCCGGAGGGTCCAAAGCCATTCCCGAAGGAACAGAAGAGGTAACAAAGGAATCGAGTAGACCGGGCAGTCCAGTCCCCGAACCAGGCaccataaaaactaaattagcgTTTTTCGAAAGTTTAAAATCGAAATTGAGCAATTAA
- the LOC106710485 gene encoding uncharacterized protein LOC106710485 isoform X2 codes for MLTLYMILVVASLYVIGWVIERYQTESGSGGSGGRSSGIHSASASPSPSERSERSDPRSLHSRNTRDISPPLREEDVSDWEEGDATDEAEALPRRVPFPEFGGDIVHNDNEDHDLDEISSSDIQAVDGSWEENWLFQKKKIKTIQSVPVPMLVPNSNADYRALIGDRDAEDTTDLSDNASDAEEQAADYKSDVKKVLDSKHIIGGKAKVPEIHTDDFEADSLDNMIFIGSDDNEKYNETRETISSVGGNKTDLDNEENTNHVNNNEEKDSILLLDVESGPPPKAEFNLKEEIHRSIFNDTKTGLLIDLDTSQAMEADSLENIDHDPNSKTFADSSATNTLSRHERVGEYEETVAVPVQRYADSLRRQHAQDDTERCTTTDDNEDLIPGSIAYRERQKWLNYVEMPNNPYSPEAIQKRLTAKSTSSLFDSFTCKDKEFKAEVTEVNTVNPVIEKEVDVEERKHNGTINEEITNKIDSLTLNENEINSPNGKVRSPTHKSLKRVLSEEIPQYKRYGRDYYIKDAKMSSGARKTNSLCNSDTSSISSMHKSTSLDNFDTELASPVSASSSLSDLEASALHHNIVRAFLSPRNASPNFAINPIFENPDRPSDNDDENHSTDRHYVTRNGLLIQQFTTIATNQHYTKFAGKDEMQISVTTMPNNNDQILIEYEDANEHTLFVAKPAMADDTDSKFDEILQSAYNPDTAPLTIEIINQDDISEKSPENLRIENSFISTSSLEDSIKIYNVQTGEIVKCKPDDKVSPRYEETVDNNDNIEILDKNLSEVMNDSLSTNFDTCEETNTTLTNTEREESVNKISDIEDILPQLPNVKELAKKFVSMENLNESTKPPKQPTRRRKSKDNMLNFDDKTDKPPNKLIYMHSLTARSISKEFRDELKLSLATPLTVPGGSKAIPEGTEEVTKESSRPGSPVPEPGTIKTKLAFFESLKSKLSN; via the exons ATGTTGACATTATATATGATTTTGGTAGTTGCTTCCTTATATGTTATTGGTTGG GTGATCGAGCGTTACCAGACAGAGAGCGGATCCGGTGGGTCCGGGGGTCGCAGCAGCGGCATCCACTCCGCTAGCGCCAGCCCCTCGCCCTCAGAGCGCTCAGAGCGCTCCGACCCCCGCTCGCTGCACTCCAGGAACACCAGAGACATCAGTCCACCG CTGCGCGAGGAGGATGTATCAGACTGGGAGGAAGGCGACGCCACTGACGAGGCGGAGGCGCTTCCGCGACGCGTGCCCTTCCCGGAGTTCGGAGGAGACATCGTGCATAATG ATAACGAAGATCATGACTTGGACGAAATATCGAGCAGTGACATACAGGCCGTCGATGGATCTTGGGAGGAGAACTGGCTATttcagaagaaaaaaattaaaacaatacaatcCGTACCTGTACCGATGCTGGTCCCTAACTCTAATGCGGACTACCGAGCGCTCATAGGCGATAGAGATGCCGAGGACACAACCGATCTTTCAGATAATGCGAGTGACGCAGAAGAACAAGCAGCAGACTACAAGAGCGatgtcaaaaaagttttaGACTCGAAACATATTATAGGAGGAAAAGCGAAAGTACCTGAAATTCATACGGATGATTTTGAAGCAGATAGTCTTgataatatgatttttattggATCGGACGACAACGAGAAGTATAACGAGACACGTGAAACCATTTCAAGCGTGGGAGGAAATAAAACCGACCTTGACAATGAAGAAAATACCAATCATGTAAACAATAATGAGGAGAAAGATTCCATTTTATTACTTGACGTGGAAAGCGGACCGCCGCCGAAagcagaatttaatttaaaagaagaaatCCATAGATCTATTTTTAACGACACTAAAACTGGACTATTAATAGATTTGGATACATCACAAGCTATGGAAGCAGATAGTTTGGAAAACATTGATCATGATCCCAATTCAAAAACGTTCGCAG ATAGCTCAGCAACAAACACGTTAAGTCGTCACGAGCGAGTTGGTGAATATGAAGAGACGGTAGCAGTGCCCGTGCAGAGATACGCTGATAGTCTGCGCAGGCAACATGCTCAGGATGATACGGAAAG ATGCACTACCACAGATGATAATGAAGATTTGATACCAG GTTCCATTGCATACAGAGAGCGCCAGAAATGGCTAAACTATGTCGAGATGCCTAATAATCCATATTCTCCAGAAGCCATACAAAAAAGATTAACAGCGAAAAGTACTTCGTCGTTATTCGATTCGTTTACTTGTAaagataaagaatttaaagcaGAAGTTACCGAAGTCAATACAGTTAATCCAGTGATTGAGAAGGAAGTCGATGTTgaagaaagaaaacataatgGTACAATCAACGAggaaataactaataaaatcgattcgctaactttaaatgaaaatgaaattaattctcCTAATGGGAAAGTCAGAAGTCCAACACATAAAAGCTTGAAACGTGTACTTTCAGAAGAAATTCCTCAATACAAACG ATATGGCAGAgattattacataaaagatGCCAAAATGTCGTCTGGAGCGCGCAAGACAAACAGCTTGTGTAACAGCGACACAAGCTCGATATCGTCAATGCATAAATCGACCAGTTTAGACAATTTCGATACAGAGCTCGCTTCGCCTGTAAGTGCCAGCAGTTCGTTGAGCGACCTCGAGGCGTCCGCCCTTCATCACAACATCGTCCGAGCATTTCTCAGCCCCAGAAACGCCAGTCCCAACTTTGCTATAAATCCCATATTCGAAAACCCTGACAGACCAAGTGATAATGATGACGAGAATCACTCGACAGACCGACATTATGTCACCCGGAAC GGACTATTGATACAACAGTTCACAACAATCGCCACAAATCAACATTATACGAAATTCGCTGGTAAAGATGAAATGCAAATATCAGTTACGACGATGCCCAACAACAATgatcaaatattaatagaatacGAGGACGCGAATGAGCACACACTGTTTGTCGCAAAACCTGCAATGGCTGATGACACTGATAGTAAATTTGATGAAATCCTGCAATCCGCATACAATCCAGATACGGCTCCGTTAACCATAGAAATAATCAATCAAGATGATATATCAGAAAAGTCACCGGAAAATCTCAGAATTGAAAACTCATTTATTAGCACTAGTAGTTTAGAagattctattaaaatatacaacgTGCAGACCGGGGAGATTGTAAAATGTAAGCCCGATGATAAGGTATCGCCGAGATACGAAGAAACGGTTGACAACAATGACAACATTGAGATACTAGATAAGAATCTCTCTGAAGTAATGAACGACAGCCTCAGTACTAATTTTGATACGTGCGAGGAAACAAACACAACTCTTACAAACACAGAAAGAGAAGAAAGCGTGAACAAGATCAGTGATATAGAGGACATCCTTCCGCAACTTCCTAACGTAAAAGAATTAGCTAAAAAGTTTGTCAGCATGGAGAATTTGAACGAATCAACCAAG CCTCCAAAACAGCCCACAAGACGCAGAAAAAGCAAAGACAACATGCTTAACTTCGACGACAAAACAGACAAACCACCAAACAAACTAATATACATGCACAGTCTTACAGCTAGAAGTATTTCTAAAGAATTCCGCGACGAACTGAAACTGTCATTGGCCACACCACTAACAGTTCCCGGAGGGTCCAAAGCCATTCCCGAAGGAACAGAAGAGGTAACAAAGGAATCGAGTAGACCGGGCAGTCCAGTCCCCGAACCAGGCaccataaaaactaaattagcgTTTTTCGAAAGTTTAAAATCGAAATTGAGCAATTAA